One Primulina huaijiensis isolate GDHJ02 chromosome 5, ASM1229523v2, whole genome shotgun sequence DNA segment encodes these proteins:
- the LOC140977680 gene encoding uncharacterized protein — protein MEDPDSSRQNVKPINDAPDDLFHKRRGCCFFLPCFDKSAGGNPSHSAARLTWWQKIRTAENEGRSSIWTRGLGALKKIREWSEIVAGPRWKTFIRRFNRGNGRQTNFRYDPLSYAMNFDEGNGHLEEEDEFQCRNFSARYAKSSMDFDNDVPHGPILV, from the coding sequence ATGGAGGATCCCGACTCTTCGCGCCAAAACGTGAAGCCGATAAACGACGCACCCGACGATCTCTTTCACAAGCGTCGCGGCTGCTGCTTCTTCCTCCCGTGTTTCGACAAATCCGCCGGCGGAAACCCCTCCCACTCCGCCGCGCGATTGACGTGGTGGCAGAAGATACGTACGGCCGAGAATGAAGGGAGAAGCTCGATATGGACCCGTGGTTTGGGCGCTTTGAAAAAGATCCGCGAGTGGTCAGAGATCGTCGCGGGCCCGAGATGGAAGACTTTCATCCGACGTTTCAACAGGGGGAACGGCAGGCAGACGAATTTCCGGTACGATCCGTTGAGTTACGCCATGAATTTCGACGAGGGGAACGGCCATTTAGAGGAGGAAGACGAATTCCAGTGTCGTAATTTCTCCGCCAGGTACGCCAAGAGTTCCATGGACTTTGACAACGATGTGCCGCATGGGCCCATATTAGTTTAA